The proteins below come from a single Candidatus Kirkpatrickella diaphorinae genomic window:
- a CDS encoding BrnT family toxin, translating into MRITFDPAKREKTLSERGLDFRDAASVFSGRTATVEDTRFDYDKPRFITAGHLSGRLVVIVWTPRGQSRRIISMRYAHEKETKLWSARIA; encoded by the coding sequence ATGCGCATCACATTCGATCCCGCGAAGCGAGAGAAGACCTTGAGCGAACGAGGCCTCGATTTCCGTGATGCCGCGTCGGTGTTCTCGGGGCGGACTGCGACCGTCGAAGATACGCGTTTTGATTATGACAAGCCTCGCTTCATCACCGCCGGGCATTTGTCAGGACGTCTTGTTGTGATCGTATGGACACCAAGGGGTCAATCGCGGCGCATTATTTCAATGAGGTATGCACATGAGAAAGAAACAAAGCTCTGGTCAGCCCGAATTGCGTGA
- a CDS encoding BrnA antitoxin family protein, giving the protein MRKKQSSGQPELRDPDDAPELTDAFFDAATIREGSRIVRRGRPRKETTKTQVTLRLDADIVETYRQQGPGWQSRINAALRATLGR; this is encoded by the coding sequence ATGAGAAAGAAACAAAGCTCTGGTCAGCCCGAATTGCGTGACCCGGACGATGCGCCCGAACTCACGGACGCATTTTTCGACGCCGCGACCATTCGCGAAGGGTCCCGCATCGTCCGCCGCGGCCGCCCGCGTAAGGAGACAACGAAAACTCAGGTCACGTTGCGCCTGGATGCAGACATCGTCGAGACCTATCGCCAGCAAGGCCCGGGCTGGCAGTCACGCATCAACGCCGCACTGCGCGCGACGCTTGGGCGTTGA